One window of the Rissa tridactyla isolate bRisTri1 chromosome 9, bRisTri1.patW.cur.20221130, whole genome shotgun sequence genome contains the following:
- the LOC128915135 gene encoding protein Wnt-11b-like isoform X1 — protein MGCSQASACSRDPVHNLWDVAGAGWSIRPASSPRRQCHMTACHHRLRHHNPALSRPPRQKDVAPHAVGRGLTEIGSGVAWNESHHCRLLAGLVPDQIQMCRRNLEVMHSIVRAARQTKSVCQKTFTDMRWNCSSIQRAPSFGPDLLKGTRESAFVYALAAAAVTHSIAQACTSGELPLCSCGSVPSEVPGPDFRWGGCGDNLRYGLQLGAAFADSPLKSSKLGTQALKAMNLHNNAVGRQVLSDSLDTKCKCHGVSGSCSVKTCWKGLPNLDEIASDLKSKYLAAIKVTHRLVGPRKQLIPKEMDVRPVKETDLVYLINSPDYCTPNLHLGSLGTQDRQCNKTSVGSDSCNLMCCGRGYNAYTEEVVERCHCKYHWCCYVVCKKCQRKVERYVCK, from the exons ATGGGATGCTCCCAGGCATCCGCCTGCAGCAGGGATCCCGTCCACAACCTCTGGGATGTGGCGGGAGCTGGCTGGAGCATACGACCTGCCTCCTCGCCAAGACGTCAGTGCCACATGACAGCGTGCCACCACCGCCTGCGTCACCACAACCCGGCGCTGTCACGGCCTCCCAGGCAAAAGGATGTGGCTCCTCACGCGGTCGGTCG cGGGCTGACGGAGATCGGCAGCGGGGTGGCCTGGAATGAGAGCCACCACTGCCGGCTGCTCGCCGGGCTGGTGCCGGACCAGATCCAGATGTGCCGCAGGAACCTGGAGGTCATGCACAGCATCGTCCGGGCCGCTCGCCAGACCAAGAGCGTCTGCCAGAAGACCTTCACAGACATGAGGTGGAACTGCTCCTCCATCCAACGTGCCCCCAGCTTCGGCCCTGACCTGCTGAAAG gaACTCGGGAATCTGCCTTCGTCTATGCGCTGGCTGCCGCCGCCGTCACGCACTCCATCGCCCAAGCCTGCACCTCGGGAGAgctccctctctgctcctgtgGCTCCGTCCCCTCGGAGGTTCCCGGGCCGGACTTCAGATGGGGTGGCTGCGGGGACAACCTGCGCTATGGCCTCCAGCTCGGCGCCGCTTTTGCTGACAGTCCCTTAAAATCCAGCAAGCTGGGGACACAAGCGCTCAAGGCCATGAATCTGCATAACAATGCGGTGGGCCGGCAG GTGTTGAGTGACTCCCTGGATACCAAGTGTAAATGCCATGGTGTTTCAGGCTCCTGTTCAGTGAAGACCTGTTGGAAGGGACTGCCAAACCTGGATGAAATTGCCTCTGACCTCAAGTCCAAGTACCTGGCAGCCATCAAGGTGACCCACCGGCTTGTAGGGCCCAGGAAGCAGCTGATACCTAAAGAAATGGATGTCAGGCCAGTGAAAGAGACGGATCTGGTTTATCTCATCAACTCTCCTGACTACTGCACACCAAATCTCCACCTGGGGTCTCTGGGGACACAGGATAG gcagTGCAACAAGACCTCCGTGGGCAGCGACAGTTGCAACCTAATGTGCTGTGGCCGCGGCTACAATGCCTACACGGAGGAGGTGGTGGAGCGGTGTCACTGCAAGTATCACTGGTGCTGCTATGTGGTGTGCAAGAAGTGTCAGCGGAAGGTGGAGAGATACGTCTGTAAATAA
- the LOC128915135 gene encoding protein Wnt-11b-like isoform X3: MSQCSFISSWQAFPDESAPAEHPSRGGGCIAEQIASPLRMDEVCPDASAPPPCRLGLTEIGSGVAWNESHHCRLLAGLVPDQIQMCRRNLEVMHSIVRAARQTKSVCQKTFTDMRWNCSSIQRAPSFGPDLLKGTRESAFVYALAAAAVTHSIAQACTSGELPLCSCGSVPSEVPGPDFRWGGCGDNLRYGLQLGAAFADSPLKSSKLGTQALKAMNLHNNAVGRQVLSDSLDTKCKCHGVSGSCSVKTCWKGLPNLDEIASDLKSKYLAAIKVTHRLVGPRKQLIPKEMDVRPVKETDLVYLINSPDYCTPNLHLGSLGTQDRQCNKTSVGSDSCNLMCCGRGYNAYTEEVVERCHCKYHWCCYVVCKKCQRKVERYVCK; the protein is encoded by the exons ATGTCCCAGTGCTCCTTCATCTCCTCCTGGCAGGCTTTCCCAGACGAGTCAGCTCCCGCAGAACATCCTTCTCGTGGAGGTGGGTGCATTGCCGAGCAGATCGCATCGCCCCTGCGGATGGATGAAGTCTGCCCAGATGCCTCTGCTCCACCTCCCTGCAGGCT cGGGCTGACGGAGATCGGCAGCGGGGTGGCCTGGAATGAGAGCCACCACTGCCGGCTGCTCGCCGGGCTGGTGCCGGACCAGATCCAGATGTGCCGCAGGAACCTGGAGGTCATGCACAGCATCGTCCGGGCCGCTCGCCAGACCAAGAGCGTCTGCCAGAAGACCTTCACAGACATGAGGTGGAACTGCTCCTCCATCCAACGTGCCCCCAGCTTCGGCCCTGACCTGCTGAAAG gaACTCGGGAATCTGCCTTCGTCTATGCGCTGGCTGCCGCCGCCGTCACGCACTCCATCGCCCAAGCCTGCACCTCGGGAGAgctccctctctgctcctgtgGCTCCGTCCCCTCGGAGGTTCCCGGGCCGGACTTCAGATGGGGTGGCTGCGGGGACAACCTGCGCTATGGCCTCCAGCTCGGCGCCGCTTTTGCTGACAGTCCCTTAAAATCCAGCAAGCTGGGGACACAAGCGCTCAAGGCCATGAATCTGCATAACAATGCGGTGGGCCGGCAG GTGTTGAGTGACTCCCTGGATACCAAGTGTAAATGCCATGGTGTTTCAGGCTCCTGTTCAGTGAAGACCTGTTGGAAGGGACTGCCAAACCTGGATGAAATTGCCTCTGACCTCAAGTCCAAGTACCTGGCAGCCATCAAGGTGACCCACCGGCTTGTAGGGCCCAGGAAGCAGCTGATACCTAAAGAAATGGATGTCAGGCCAGTGAAAGAGACGGATCTGGTTTATCTCATCAACTCTCCTGACTACTGCACACCAAATCTCCACCTGGGGTCTCTGGGGACACAGGATAG gcagTGCAACAAGACCTCCGTGGGCAGCGACAGTTGCAACCTAATGTGCTGTGGCCGCGGCTACAATGCCTACACGGAGGAGGTGGTGGAGCGGTGTCACTGCAAGTATCACTGGTGCTGCTATGTGGTGTGCAAGAAGTGTCAGCGGAAGGTGGAGAGATACGTCTGTAAATAA
- the LOC128915135 gene encoding protein Wnt-11b-like isoform X2 — translation MGRPTAAAAALLCQLGLSAAIQWLGLTEIGSGVAWNESHHCRLLAGLVPDQIQMCRRNLEVMHSIVRAARQTKSVCQKTFTDMRWNCSSIQRAPSFGPDLLKGTRESAFVYALAAAAVTHSIAQACTSGELPLCSCGSVPSEVPGPDFRWGGCGDNLRYGLQLGAAFADSPLKSSKLGTQALKAMNLHNNAVGRQVLSDSLDTKCKCHGVSGSCSVKTCWKGLPNLDEIASDLKSKYLAAIKVTHRLVGPRKQLIPKEMDVRPVKETDLVYLINSPDYCTPNLHLGSLGTQDRQCNKTSVGSDSCNLMCCGRGYNAYTEEVVERCHCKYHWCCYVVCKKCQRKVERYVCK, via the exons ATgggccgccccaccgccgccgccgccgcgctgctctgccagctgggGCTCTCCGCGGCCATCCAGTGGCT cGGGCTGACGGAGATCGGCAGCGGGGTGGCCTGGAATGAGAGCCACCACTGCCGGCTGCTCGCCGGGCTGGTGCCGGACCAGATCCAGATGTGCCGCAGGAACCTGGAGGTCATGCACAGCATCGTCCGGGCCGCTCGCCAGACCAAGAGCGTCTGCCAGAAGACCTTCACAGACATGAGGTGGAACTGCTCCTCCATCCAACGTGCCCCCAGCTTCGGCCCTGACCTGCTGAAAG gaACTCGGGAATCTGCCTTCGTCTATGCGCTGGCTGCCGCCGCCGTCACGCACTCCATCGCCCAAGCCTGCACCTCGGGAGAgctccctctctgctcctgtgGCTCCGTCCCCTCGGAGGTTCCCGGGCCGGACTTCAGATGGGGTGGCTGCGGGGACAACCTGCGCTATGGCCTCCAGCTCGGCGCCGCTTTTGCTGACAGTCCCTTAAAATCCAGCAAGCTGGGGACACAAGCGCTCAAGGCCATGAATCTGCATAACAATGCGGTGGGCCGGCAG GTGTTGAGTGACTCCCTGGATACCAAGTGTAAATGCCATGGTGTTTCAGGCTCCTGTTCAGTGAAGACCTGTTGGAAGGGACTGCCAAACCTGGATGAAATTGCCTCTGACCTCAAGTCCAAGTACCTGGCAGCCATCAAGGTGACCCACCGGCTTGTAGGGCCCAGGAAGCAGCTGATACCTAAAGAAATGGATGTCAGGCCAGTGAAAGAGACGGATCTGGTTTATCTCATCAACTCTCCTGACTACTGCACACCAAATCTCCACCTGGGGTCTCTGGGGACACAGGATAG gcagTGCAACAAGACCTCCGTGGGCAGCGACAGTTGCAACCTAATGTGCTGTGGCCGCGGCTACAATGCCTACACGGAGGAGGTGGTGGAGCGGTGTCACTGCAAGTATCACTGGTGCTGCTATGTGGTGTGCAAGAAGTGTCAGCGGAAGGTGGAGAGATACGTCTGTAAATAA